The DNA segment TCAAGATTATCTGGAGACAACCCATACATTTTGAAGCAGATGCCCATTCGCGCTAGTTGTGCTGCAATCATCGGCCCGTTACTATTACGTATTTTGCCTGGAGCAAGTTGTTCGCTGACATCCAATAGTTCTGTCCCTGTTGATAGGATTCCGACAACTGGTTGTTTTGCTACTCGGACCTTGTCGTAACCAAACGTAGCAAGTAGTGCCACGGTTCCAGGATGAATCAAGCTTCCGACTTCGATGATTTCTTCCCCTTCCTTCACGTCCTCACCTTGTAAAGATACATTTTCAAGCGTATCAAATGGCTTACGAATGGTAAAGGAATCACCTAATTCTATGGTCTGTTCAAACATGACAATGGCATCTGCACCAGATGGAAGAGGTGCTCCTGTCATGATTCGAACTGCTTCATTTTTGGTTAGGGTTTTACTTGACACTATTCCCGCTCCTATATGATCAATGACACTGAATTCGATTCGGTTGTCACCTGTGGCACCAGCAGTATCTACTGACCGAATGGCAAACCCATCATACGGGGAACGATCAAAATGAGGCACATCATGTTGCGCTATGATGGGTTCTATAAGAATTCGTCCAAAGCTTTCAAAAAGACCCACTGTTTCTTCTCCTAGCGTTTGCGCATGGTCAATTACACGTTCAATCGCTTCTGCTACAGATATGGGTTTACGCTGTTTCATCAACGTCCTCACTCCTTAGTCAATCATGATATACTGAAATTATTCAAATTGGAAAGGATGGTTCACTTGTCTGAACTCACTCATTTTAACGAGCAAGGTCGTGCAAAAATGGTAGATGTGTCTGAAAAACATGACACGGTCCGAACCGCACGAGCAAAAACATCAATTCTATTAAACGAAGCTATTTACCACCAGATTAAAGAAGGGAGCAATAAAAAAGGAGATGTCTTTGCTGTTGCACAAGTTGCTGGCATCATGTCTGCAAAAAATACGGCTCAAATCATTCCGATGTGTCATCCGCTAGCACTTAGCGGGGTCGATATTAAATTTGAATGGAATGTCGACGAAGAAGCGTCACATTACGAAGTGATTTTGTACGCGGTTGTTAAAACGAAAGGTCCTACTGGCGTGGAAATGGAAGCCCTCACTGCCGCCTCCGCTGCCGCCCTCACAATTTACGATATGTGTAAAGCCTCTGGTAAAGAAATGGTGATTGGTCCTACTATGCTGCTTGAAAAAACAGGCGGAAAATCTGGAGATTACATTCGAAGCTGACCGTGCTTCGTTAGCTCAAATACAATATGCCGGATTTCCGGTAAAATGAGTCTCTCCATTGCAAGCTTCACTGCCCCGCGGGAACCAGGTAGGACAAATATTGCTTTATTTGATGCCACTCCTGCTCCTGCTCGGCTAAGAAGTGCTTTTGTTCCGACATCTTCCGTAAAGCTTAAATAACGGAATAACTCTCCAAATCCAGACATCTCTTTTTCAAAGAATGGCTGAACAGCCTCAAGCGTAACATCGCGCTTTGCAATCCCGGTTCCACCCGTCGTAATAATGGCATCCACCTTTTCATTCTTAAGCCACATTGATAAAATTTCTCCAATACTTTCAGAGTCGTCTTTCTTCACTTCATATGCCACTACTTCTAGTTCGTAATCTAGTGCAAGTTGATGGACAAGTGCACCACTTTGGTCGGTGTGCTTCGTCCTTGTATCACTAACAGTTAAAACAGCGATACGAATCTGTCTATCTAATTGAAATGATTGCGACATTTAGGTACCTTCCTCTCGTATTTAACCGAACAACTGATGATACAACTTCCGGCCTTCCGAAACATTTCGGATACCATGGATGAGAAGACGACCATTTCCGAACAGTACCATACGGTGATCAAAGATAAATAACTCGACAAAATAAGGTGTACGCTTCACAGGAACTTGCATGTGTCTGCCAATTGTTTCTGCGTGATCTAAGGAAATTGGACGTTGTGGATCAGGCAGTACTTGTACCGCATCTCGTCCGCACAGAACAGCATAGGAAGTGCTTTTTGACGAATGTAGTGACGGGAATGTCGGCTGAACACCACATGTTTCACAGTGCTCATTTTGAATGCGGGAAATGCCGATATCCAACTGTGTATTTTCCCATAAGTTGAAGTGATGCACTTTTTTACGCATAGCTTCCCTGTTACCGCTTAACCACTTCATTGCCTCCGCACATTGCAAGGCAGCTGTGATCTGTACAGCAGGCGAAATAATACCTGCTGTGTCACACGTTTCATTGGTAGCGGGAAGGACAGGAATTAAGCAACGAAAGCAAGCCGATTCACCAGGTACGAACGGAAAGATAACCCCTGAGCTTCCAACGCACGCGCCGTAAATCCAAGGTACTCTATGTTTCACGGCTGCATCATTTATTAACAGTCGTGTTTCAAAGTTATCAGTTGCGTCCATAATGAGTGTGCTAACGGCTGCAAGATTTTCGATGAGTTGTGCATCTAGAGTATCAAGATATGTGTATAACTGAACGTTATTACGTATTGCTTTCAGGCGTTTTTCTGCAGCAATCACTTTTGGTAACATGCTTGTTGCGTCGTCTTCTGTAAACAGTTGCTGTCTCTGTAAATTTGAAAGTTCTACATAATCACGGTCGACTAGGTGAATCTCACCAATACCGGCCCGAACTAGTGTTTCAACGATGGCGGAACCAAGGGCACCACAGCCTATCACAGTTACAATAGCGGTCTCTATTTGCTTTTGTCCTTTATTACCTATGGGTTTGAATAATGTTTGTCTTGAATAGCGTTCATCCACTGAAAGTCACACCTTCCAATTAACTTGAGGGCTCTCGGTTAATTCCGACATTCTTTTTGTATGCTGTGTGGTGATGTCAGTGAATGTACCGACGTAACGGACATGTTCTCCCGAATCATCTTTTACCGTACTGATGTTCAGCCATTGCAGATACTCTTCGCCACTCTTTTTCTTATTCCAGATTTCCCCTTGCCACATGCCATGTTTTTCAATGTCTTTCCACATACCGTGATAAAAGTCATTTGATTGTCTTTCAGATTTCATCATGCTAGGATTCTGACCAATAACATCGTCTTCATGAAAGCCGGTTAGTTTAGTAAAAGCTGGATTGACCTTTTTGATCATTCCGTTAACATTTGTCACTAAAATACCTTGACCGGTAGAATTAAAGACCTCGGAATCAAGTGTAAGACGGTCCTGATAATACATCCATACAACGAGTACTAGACTTGCCAAAGCTACTTGAGAAAGTAGCATAAAACCAATTGAATATTGACCGGTAATAGAGTAGATTACTGATAACAAAAGCGGTGGAAAGAACCCACCGAGTCCACCCATCATTGAAACAATTCCATTGACGATTCCAGCCTGTTTGTTGAAATAGAATGGTACTAGCTTAAAGATGACACCATTTCCAATTCCTGCGCTGACCGCAATTGCCAAACTGCCGACTGTATATAGACCGATAGATGGAGAGAATGCTAGAATAATTGCTGCAATAGTGTAAACGAGAAATGTTCCCATTAACAGTAATAACGGCTGTAGTTTATCCCCAAGCCAACCACCGACTGGACGAAGGAATGTGGCAACTGCAATGAAACCCGCAGTTCTCATACCTGCATCCACTTTCTCCAATCCGAAATTCGTCACAAGGAAGCTGGGTAGATAGATTGTAAATGCGACAAATGAGCCGAAGGTAATGAAATAAAATAGCGAGAAAAACCATAGTTTTTCATTTTTGTAGACACCTTTAATCTGTTCAAAAATTGGTGTTTTGACTTTTGTTTCATGTCGATCGCCAAAAAAGAAATTTAAGGCAACGAACACGAGCAAGAGAATTAAATATAACTTTACTGTTGCTGACCAGCCAATTTGAGTTGCGACTAGTGGCGCAGAAAAAGTCGTAATGGCTGTACCAATATTACCTACTCCATAAATCCCATTGACAAGTCCATGCTTTTCTTTTGGATAATATTTCGGCAGTGAGGTTACCCCGACAGAGAACACAGCTCCACCAATTCCTAGGAACAAACCACCAATAATTAGATCCATTACCGAGGAAGCCTCACTTATGAAAAATACTGGGAACAATAGGAGAATAAAACTGATTAGAAAAATAACACGTGCACCAAATACATTTGCATAATAACCGAGCGGAATTCTTAAAATCGAGCCAAGTATGACCGGAATTGCTGTCAAGATTGCCAATCTTTCCGGTGGAATAGCGATGTCTTCACTTATAAATGGCATAAGCGATGAAATGATAACCCACACCATAAATCCTACAACTAAGTTCAACGTTTGAAGCGTCAACTGTACCTTCTTAATCATCTACCTCACCTTTTTCACGTGTTTTTCATTACAAATAATTAAAATTGATTCCTTGTCTTTATTGTATCTTGTTGAACTATTCTTTTTAATAAGGGAGTCCCCTCACGTTGAAAAGGGAATCCCTTAAAATAAAAAAAACCACTTCACAAGGAAGCAGTTGGAATTATCTTATGTGATAAGCGTATTCAGTTTTACAAATAATTCATCTTGATCTACCGCTTTCATAAGCTTTTCTGCCATTGGAAATAATACCGTTTCTTCTTTCACAAAATGGACAGTAAGTACCTCAAATGCTTCACCTGCATTTCCAGCTACTGTTCTGATATCCTCAAGTGAAAACAAATCGATATTGCCTCTTGTATGGTGGAAGAAATGTCCGATGTAGCCGTCGATTTCTTGATGTTCTTCTTGAATTCCAACGAGTGGTCCTTGTTCAAAACCGATATAGGTACCCAAGGCAGGAAAGAAATGCTCTTCTTCTTTATCCGTATGGTTCTTTAACGGTTCGACGAATTGAAATAAAAGTTGACGAAGTTGTTTCAATTTTTCACG comes from the Paenisporosarcina antarctica genome and includes:
- a CDS encoding molybdopterin molybdotransferase MoeA, encoding MKQRKPISVAEAIERVIDHAQTLGEETVGLFESFGRILIEPIIAQHDVPHFDRSPYDGFAIRSVDTAGATGDNRIEFSVIDHIGAGIVSSKTLTKNEAVRIMTGAPLPSGADAIVMFEQTIELGDSFTIRKPFDTLENVSLQGEDVKEGEEIIEVGSLIHPGTVALLATFGYDKVRVAKQPVVGILSTGTELLDVSEQLAPGKIRNSNGPMIAAQLARMGICFKMYGLSPDNLESSLEMVKRAEKETDCLITTGGVSVGDFDFLPAIYERLGAKVLFNKVAMRPGSVTTVAVANGRYLFGLSGNPSACFTGFELFVRPALLKMMGADKIYLPHTTAVLAEDFTKANPFSRFIRAVYDGVTIRPAGFNKSNAVSSIARGNALIVLPGGSRGFTVGDKVDVLLLGVEEGTGKWLL
- the moaC gene encoding cyclic pyranopterin monophosphate synthase MoaC, whose product is MSELTHFNEQGRAKMVDVSEKHDTVRTARAKTSILLNEAIYHQIKEGSNKKGDVFAVAQVAGIMSAKNTAQIIPMCHPLALSGVDIKFEWNVDEEASHYEVILYAVVKTKGPTGVEMEALTAASAAALTIYDMCKASGKEMVIGPTMLLEKTGGKSGDYIRS
- a CDS encoding MogA/MoaB family molybdenum cofactor biosynthesis protein; amino-acid sequence: MSQSFQLDRQIRIAVLTVSDTRTKHTDQSGALVHQLALDYELEVVAYEVKKDDSESIGEILSMWLKNEKVDAIITTGGTGIAKRDVTLEAVQPFFEKEMSGFGELFRYLSFTEDVGTKALLSRAGAGVASNKAIFVLPGSRGAVKLAMERLILPEIRHIVFELTKHGQLRM
- a CDS encoding ThiF family adenylyltransferase, which encodes MDERYSRQTLFKPIGNKGQKQIETAIVTVIGCGALGSAIVETLVRAGIGEIHLVDRDYVELSNLQRQQLFTEDDATSMLPKVIAAEKRLKAIRNNVQLYTYLDTLDAQLIENLAAVSTLIMDATDNFETRLLINDAAVKHRVPWIYGACVGSSGVIFPFVPGESACFRCLIPVLPATNETCDTAGIISPAVQITAALQCAEAMKWLSGNREAMRKKVHHFNLWENTQLDIGISRIQNEHCETCGVQPTFPSLHSSKSTSYAVLCGRDAVQVLPDPQRPISLDHAETIGRHMQVPVKRTPYFVELFIFDHRMVLFGNGRLLIHGIRNVSEGRKLYHQLFG
- a CDS encoding nitrate/nitrite transporter, encoding MIKKVQLTLQTLNLVVGFMVWVIISSLMPFISEDIAIPPERLAILTAIPVILGSILRIPLGYYANVFGARVIFLISFILLLFPVFFISEASSVMDLIIGGLFLGIGGAVFSVGVTSLPKYYPKEKHGLVNGIYGVGNIGTAITTFSAPLVATQIGWSATVKLYLILLLVFVALNFFFGDRHETKVKTPIFEQIKGVYKNEKLWFFSLFYFITFGSFVAFTIYLPSFLVTNFGLEKVDAGMRTAGFIAVATFLRPVGGWLGDKLQPLLLLMGTFLVYTIAAIILAFSPSIGLYTVGSLAIAVSAGIGNGVIFKLVPFYFNKQAGIVNGIVSMMGGLGGFFPPLLLSVIYSITGQYSIGFMLLSQVALASLVLVVWMYYQDRLTLDSEVFNSTGQGILVTNVNGMIKKVNPAFTKLTGFHEDDVIGQNPSMMKSERQSNDFYHGMWKDIEKHGMWQGEIWNKKKSGEEYLQWLNISTVKDDSGEHVRYVGTFTDITTQHTKRMSELTESPQVNWKV
- a CDS encoding hemerythrin domain-containing protein, which translates into the protein MAEQALLRFTEPGMRLLENEHKYLSYLMEEWHAIVLEFEKDGMSLEVGREKLKQLRQLLFQFVEPLKNHTDKEEEHFFPALGTYIGFEQGPLVGIQEEHQEIDGYIGHFFHHTRGNIDLFSLEDIRTVAGNAGEAFEVLTVHFVKEETVLFPMAEKLMKAVDQDELFVKLNTLIT